One segment of Etheostoma cragini isolate CJK2018 chromosome 23, CSU_Ecrag_1.0, whole genome shotgun sequence DNA contains the following:
- the btg1 gene encoding protein BTG1, whose translation MHTLCARGTMKPEINAAVGFLSRFLRVKGHVNDRQVQTFNQSLQDILSEQYKHHWFPDRPCKGSGYRCIRINHKMDPLVGQAGQRIGLTIQQLYLLLPSELTLWVDPFEVSYRIGEDGSICVLYESQPCPVGMPSMATTSSPSGNIGSGGPMVDSHISCKEELMVLGRSSPSKAYNMMTVSS comes from the exons ATGCATACCCTTTGTGCCCGGGGAACGATGAAACCAGAGATCAACGCCGCCGTCGGATTTCTCTCGAGGTTTCTTCGGGTAAAAGGACACGTAAACGATCGACAAGTCCAAACATTCAACCAAAGCTTACAGGACATTTTGTCAG AGCAATATAAGCACCACTGGTTCCCAGACAGGCCATGCAAGGGTTCAGGTTACAGATGCATCCGTATCAACCACAAGATGGACCCACTGGTGGGCCAGGCAGGCCAGCGCATCGGCTTGACCATCCAGCAACTCTACCTGCTGCTGCCCAGTGAGCTCACGCTTTGGGTGGACCCCTTCGAGGTGTCCTACCGTATCGGCGAGGATGGCTCCATCTGCGTCCTGTACGAGTCGCAGCCCTGCCCCGTAGGAATGCCGTCGATGGCCACCACCAGTTCCCCCTCAGGAAACATCGGGTCAGGGGGCCCCATGGTGGACAGTCACATCAGCTGCAAGGAGGAACTGATGGTGCTGGGCAGATCCAGTCCCTCCAAAGCCTACAATATGATGACTGTGTCCAGTTAA